Proteins from a single region of Bradyrhizobium diazoefficiens:
- the trpD gene encoding anthranilate phosphoribosyltransferase — protein MDDLKSIIGKVATGASLSRDEAASAFDAVMSGEATPSQMGGLLMALRVRGETVEEITGAVTAMRSKMLTVDAPADAVDIVGTGGDGSGSVNVSTCASFIVSGTGLPVAKHGNRALSSRSGAADVLASLGVKIDLRPEQVGRCVRECGIGFMFAPAHHPAMKNVGPTRVELATRTIFNLLGPLSNPAGVKRQMVGVFSRQWVQPLAQVLKNLGSESAWVVHGSDGLDEITLTGPTFVSALHNGEIRNFEVTPEDAGLSRCESGALKGGDAEANAIALQSVLEGKPSPYRDVALINAAAALVVAGRAKDLKEGVALGAKALDSGAAGARLKHLIAVSNS, from the coding sequence ATGGACGACCTGAAATCGATCATTGGAAAAGTGGCGACCGGCGCCAGCCTGTCGCGTGACGAAGCCGCATCCGCCTTCGACGCCGTGATGTCCGGCGAGGCCACGCCCTCGCAGATGGGCGGGCTGTTGATGGCGCTGCGGGTGCGCGGCGAGACCGTGGAGGAGATCACCGGCGCTGTTACGGCGATGCGCTCGAAGATGCTCACTGTCGATGCGCCCGCGGACGCCGTCGACATCGTCGGCACCGGCGGCGACGGCTCCGGTTCGGTCAATGTCTCGACCTGCGCCTCGTTCATCGTCTCCGGCACCGGCCTGCCGGTCGCCAAGCACGGCAACCGCGCACTGTCATCGCGCTCGGGCGCCGCCGACGTGCTGGCCTCGCTAGGTGTCAAGATCGATCTCAGGCCCGAGCAGGTCGGACGCTGCGTGCGCGAATGCGGCATCGGCTTCATGTTCGCGCCGGCTCATCACCCCGCGATGAAGAATGTCGGGCCGACCCGGGTCGAGCTCGCCACCCGCACGATTTTCAATCTGCTCGGTCCCTTGTCCAACCCGGCCGGCGTGAAGCGGCAGATGGTCGGCGTATTCTCCAGGCAATGGGTGCAGCCGCTGGCGCAGGTGCTCAAGAACCTCGGCTCCGAATCCGCCTGGGTGGTGCACGGCTCCGATGGCCTCGACGAAATCACCCTGACCGGCCCGACCTTCGTCTCAGCGCTGCACAATGGCGAGATCCGGAATTTCGAGGTGACGCCCGAGGATGCCGGACTGTCCCGCTGCGAGTCCGGTGCACTCAAGGGGGGTGACGCCGAGGCCAATGCGATCGCGCTGCAAAGCGTGCTTGAGGGCAAGCCGAGCCCCTACCGCGATGTCGCTCTCATCAACGCTGCTGCGGCGCTGGTTGTCGCCGGTCGCGCCAAGGACCTGAAGGAGGGCGTTGCGCTCGGCGCGAAAGCGC